Proteins encoded in a region of the Peptococcus niger genome:
- a CDS encoding ComEC/Rec2 family competence protein, whose product MKKVIALWIIMVCFIGGCAPAEEETPTATDGLLKIIFIDVGEGDSALIIAPDGKAMLIDAGVPSAFQTVDNVLSAYGVRQLEAVVATHAHEDHMGGLVGILNKYQVTALYGNGYSDSRIFSAYLSAAQVQGLTPVALQAGDRINFSKGLACEVVGPRDASGADGNSASIIMRITYGRHHFLFTGDAEKAEEDDVLAKYGKGIRSTVIKVGHHGSTTSSSPAFVQAVKPKLAVISVGANSYGHPDQLVIHRWQKLGAEVYSTEQSGHIALESDGQNLYLSTQKTNTALAA is encoded by the coding sequence TTGAAGAAAGTTATTGCTTTATGGATTATTATGGTCTGCTTTATCGGTGGATGTGCACCGGCTGAAGAGGAAACACCGACGGCTACAGATGGCCTGTTGAAAATTATTTTTATTGACGTTGGCGAAGGGGACAGCGCATTAATCATCGCTCCTGATGGCAAGGCAATGCTGATTGATGCTGGCGTTCCTTCCGCTTTTCAGACGGTTGACAATGTTTTGTCGGCCTATGGTGTTCGGCAGCTTGAGGCGGTGGTGGCAACGCATGCCCACGAGGACCATATGGGTGGCCTGGTAGGCATTTTAAATAAATATCAGGTGACCGCCCTTTACGGCAATGGCTATTCGGATAGCCGGATATTTTCTGCGTATTTAAGCGCTGCGCAAGTCCAGGGATTGACCCCGGTTGCCTTGCAGGCTGGAGATCGGATTAATTTTTCCAAAGGCCTTGCCTGTGAGGTGGTGGGGCCGAGAGATGCCAGCGGGGCTGACGGAAATAGTGCGAGCATTATCATGCGGATAACTTACGGGCGCCATCACTTCCTGTTTACCGGCGATGCTGAAAAGGCTGAAGAGGATGATGTTTTGGCGAAATATGGCAAGGGTATTCGTTCAACGGTGATTAAAGTTGGTCATCACGGCAGTACCACGTCCAGTTCGCCGGCATTTGTCCAGGCGGTAAAGCCCAAGCTGGCGGTTATTTCTGTTGGGGCAAACAGTTATGGTCATCCGGATCAATTGGTGATTCATCGCTGGCAAAAGCTTGGTGCAGAGGTTTATAGTACGGAGCAAAGCGGGCATATTGCCTTAGAAAGCGACGGCCAAAACTTGTACCTATCCACCCAGAAAACCAATACAGCCTTGGCGGCCTAA
- a CDS encoding pyridoxal phosphate-dependent aminotransferase, whose protein sequence is MEMSSRVSHMQSSPIRRLVPYANAARKAGKKVYPLNIGQPDIKTPKGFFNAIRDVDLEVLAYADSAGDATLIEAIQAYYKTYDMDFDQDEIIITNGGSEALLFAIITLCDPGDNIVVAEPFYTNYNGFASAVNVEVRGITTKAEDGFHFPAREEIEKVLDDKTRAFILNNPGNPTGVVYTAEEIKMIVDIAIDKDIFIVADEVYREFVYDGLDYKSFGNFPEAEDRVVIVDSVSKRYSACGARIGSLASKNKDFMGGVLKLCQGRLCVPTIEMIGATELYRTPVDYFKEVNDEYRKRRDTVFNALKKMDGVICEEPKGAFYVAVKLPVDDAEKFIIWMLSDFDYQGETLMMAPLEGFYASQGLGKNEARIAYILETGELEKAMKVLEEALKAYPGRQVI, encoded by the coding sequence ATGGAAATGTCTAGTCGCGTATCACATATGCAATCTTCTCCGATTCGTCGCCTGGTGCCCTATGCTAATGCGGCACGGAAAGCGGGCAAAAAAGTTTATCCTTTAAATATCGGCCAACCGGACATTAAAACCCCGAAAGGCTTTTTTAATGCCATTCGTGATGTTGATTTGGAAGTTTTAGCTTATGCCGATTCTGCCGGTGATGCGACATTAATTGAGGCCATTCAGGCTTACTATAAAACCTATGATATGGATTTTGACCAAGATGAAATCATCATCACCAATGGCGGCAGTGAAGCCTTGCTTTTTGCAATCATTACCCTGTGTGATCCGGGTGACAATATTGTGGTGGCTGAGCCCTTCTATACCAACTACAACGGCTTTGCTTCTGCGGTCAATGTTGAAGTGCGTGGGATTACCACCAAAGCGGAAGACGGCTTCCATTTTCCGGCCCGCGAAGAAATTGAAAAAGTGCTGGACGACAAAACACGCGCCTTTATTTTAAACAACCCGGGCAACCCGACCGGGGTGGTCTATACCGCTGAAGAAATTAAAATGATTGTTGACATTGCCATTGATAAAGACATCTTTATTGTGGCCGATGAGGTGTATCGTGAATTTGTCTATGACGGTTTAGACTATAAGAGCTTCGGTAACTTCCCGGAAGCTGAGGACCGCGTTGTGATTGTTGACTCGGTCTCCAAGCGCTACAGTGCCTGTGGTGCGCGCATCGGGAGCCTGGCATCTAAAAATAAAGACTTTATGGGCGGTGTCCTAAAACTTTGCCAAGGACGTCTATGCGTACCGACCATTGAAATGATTGGTGCTACAGAATTGTACCGGACGCCGGTTGACTACTTTAAAGAGGTCAATGATGAATACCGTAAGCGTCGTGATACGGTCTTTAACGCCCTGAAAAAAATGGATGGCGTTATCTGTGAAGAACCGAAGGGTGCTTTTTATGTGGCCGTTAAATTACCGGTTGATGATGCGGAAAAATTCATTATTTGGATGCTTTCCGATTTTGACTACCAGGGAGAGACCCTTATGATGGCGCCTTTAGAAGGGTTCTATGCAAGTCAGGGCTTAGGGAAAAACGAAGCCCGGATTGCTTATATTTTAGAAACCGGCGAGCTGGAAAAAGCCATGAAAGTTTTAGAAGAAGCCTTGAAAGCTTATCCCGGACGTCAGGTCATTTAA
- a CDS encoding Crp/Fnr family transcriptional regulator, whose protein sequence is MEDLLNRSGVKRVIFYRGDYIIRQGEPVDNIYYLETGRCYRGAKTEGGNEVFFDFKTAFGSFYDALVGVLAMFSNDQVSECNFIATEPVCAYRIPVDVAMAYFSEDADLLKGLLAVSIEKQRQISWLFAARQEGRVPNQLCKLLYFNSYLTEEGRRRVSPDYSSFIRLSQKLGVHKVTISKMMRALREQGAIVTEGRRVFITDTDLMLEYIMNGRQLIY, encoded by the coding sequence ATGGAAGACTTACTTAATCGCAGTGGTGTCAAACGCGTTATTTTTTATCGTGGCGATTATATCATTCGTCAAGGCGAACCGGTAGATAATATTTATTATCTGGAAACAGGACGGTGCTATCGTGGCGCAAAGACGGAAGGCGGCAATGAAGTATTCTTTGACTTTAAAACCGCTTTCGGCTCATTTTATGATGCCCTGGTTGGGGTTTTGGCCATGTTTTCAAATGACCAGGTCAGTGAATGCAACTTTATCGCCACAGAGCCGGTGTGTGCTTATCGCATTCCTGTGGATGTGGCCATGGCCTATTTCAGTGAAGACGCTGACCTATTAAAAGGCTTATTAGCGGTAAGCATTGAAAAACAGCGGCAAATCAGCTGGCTCTTTGCAGCACGCCAGGAAGGGCGCGTTCCCAATCAATTGTGCAAGCTTCTGTACTTTAATTCCTACTTAACGGAAGAGGGGCGGCGGCGCGTTAGCCCGGATTACTCCAGCTTTATTCGCTTGTCCCAGAAACTCGGTGTGCATAAGGTCACCATTTCAAAAATGATGCGGGCACTTCGTGAGCAAGGTGCCATTGTCACGGAAGGGCGTCGCGTGTTTATTACGGACACGGATTTAATGCTGGAATATATTATGAATGGGCGCCAACTCATCTATTAA